The following nucleotide sequence is from Deltaproteobacteria bacterium.
TGCCTCTGGAACGGAAAAGGAAGACTTGAATTCTTTCTCAGCCAGAGCCACATGAGCAGCAACTCTCCGGAAAAGCTTGCTGGGAGTTTCGATGATATTTTGCTGATCATTCCTTAAAAGGTATCGTTTCTTTAAAACTTCCGTCGTGTTCACTGGAAGCTTTAAATCATCTTTGATCCCCAAAGCCGACTTGGCCATGCGAATGTCGCTTCGTCTTTCCCGGTAAAGGATATAACTTTTGGCGATCCGGCTATACCCTTCCTCCATTAAAACCGTTTCCACCGCATCCTGAATGGCTTCCACGTGGAGGGTTTGGCCTTTATATCGGATGTTCCAGGCTTAATTTTGTGGAGCTATCTGATAAATAAGGGGAATTTCTATTTTTATTCTCAAAAATGTAGTCATGTATATAATGGATTAATTGTTTTTTGTTGAATAAAATACTTGACATAATGATTATACTATGATAGAAATGAAGTCATGTATAT
It contains:
- a CDS encoding ribonucleotide reductase N-terminal alpha domain-containing protein, whose product is MEAIQDAVETVLMEEGYSRIAKSYILYRERRSDIRMAKSALGIKDDLKLPVNTTEVLKKRYLLRNDQQNIIETPSKLFRRVAAHVALAEKEFKSSFSVPEAEEKFYQMMRNLEFMPNSPTLRKWFPLRENSCALFIRNP